ACAAAGCCGAAAAAACAGAACAAATCAGCGGCTTGTCCGAGAAGTTCTCCAAGGCTAAAGCGGCATTCCTTATTGATTTTAAAGGAATGAACGTCGAGCAGGTCACAAATCTTCGTAAGAAGTTGCGATCTGTAGATTCTGAAATGAAGGTTGTTCGTAATACGCTTGCAAGGCTAGCGCTCAACGACCATCCGGGAATCAAAACAGCCTTAGAGGATTCTTTTGTTGGCACAAATGCAGTGGTCTTTGCTTATGGCGAAGCCAATGAGCCCGCAAAAACTCTCGCTGACTTTGCAAGCGACGTTGAGCACTTGCAACTTAAGTCGGGTTACATGGACGGAGCTAAGCTGACAGGTGAAGGCGTTAAGCAATTAGCGGCACTTCCAGGCAAAGATGTTCTGCGTGCACAATTGCTTGGGCTGTTTCAAGCTCCATCGCAAAAGTTTGTACGACAGTTGGCATCTGCTCCAGAGAGCTTTGCTCGATTGTTGGCAGCGTATCGAGACTCCAAAGGAGCTTGAGATCGTGGGCAAATGGTCTTTGCTGAAACAAAGGCCAATGAAGTTTAAAGAAGAAGTTTGTTAGTTAATTTAAATCGGAGGATAAAAATGTCTCTTAACCAAGAACAAGTCGTTGATTACCTTTCAAGTATGCCAGTTATCGAACTTGCTAATTTGATCAAAACTCTAGAAGAAAAGTGGGGCGTGAGTGCAGCGGCTCCTGTAGCTGTGGCCGCAGCTGGTGGCGCAGTCGGTGCACCTGTTGAAGAAAAGACAGAGTTCAATGTTGTTCTAGCAGATGCTGGAGCCAACAAGATCAATGTTATTAAAGAAGTTCGCGCTCTTACTGGACTCGGCCTAAAGGAAGCAAAAGATCTTGTGGAAGCTGCTCCTAAGGCTGTTAAAGAAGGAGTCGCTAAGGACGAAGCTGAAAAGATCAAAAAAGCTCTTGAAGCTGCTGGAGCTAAAGTCGAAATCAAGTAGGCTGTGCTCGAATTATAAGCCTGGTTAGAAAGGGGATCTTAGAGGTCCCCAATTTAATTTTCATGACATTTTAAGGAGAGTGAATGTCGACCCCTCTGACCGCCTCGAATCTTCGTTTTCGCCAAAACTTCGCTAAAAACAAGCAAGTGTTAAGCATTCCTAACCTCATAGAGCTGCAAAAGCGCTCTTATGAAGAGTTTCTTCAAAAGGATGTAGATCCAGACCGTAGATCCGATCTGGGGCTGCAAGGCGTTTTTAAATCGGTATTTCCGATATCTAATTTCAACGGGACCTGCAGCTTAGAGTTTGTAGGCTACGTGCTAGAGCCGCCCAAGTATGATGTTGATGAATGTCGCCAAAGAGGAATGACTTTCGCCGCTCCTATTAAAGTGACCCTTCGACTCATCGTATTTGACGTTGATGAACATACAGAAGCAAAAAGCATTCGCGATGTAAAAGAGCAAGAGATCTATCTCGGAGAAATTCCTCTTATGACGACCAATGGTTCGTTCATAATCAATGGAACTGAGCGGGTTGTCGTTAGTCAACTTCATCGCTCGCCGGGGGTCTTCTTTGATCACGATCAAGGTAAAACCCACGCAGGCGGAAAGCTACTCTATGCAGCCAGAGTGATTCCTTACCGAGGTTCTTGGTTGGATCTTGAATTTGACCAAAAAGATCTTTTACACGTTAGAATCGATCGAAGGCGTAAATTTCCGGCGACAATTCTCCTCAAATCGCTAGGTTACTCTGCGGAGCAGCTGCTTGAGTACTTTTACGATTTGGACAAAGTAACCTTAGAAAAGAACGGAAAAGTTCGCCGCGAACTTTTTATCGAAAGAATGGTAGGGCAGAAGGCCCTAGCAGATATAGTAGATCCGGCTAGCGGCGAAGTTATCGTAAAGCAGGGTCGACGTATCACCCGTGCTGTAGTTAAGAAGATTCAGAGTATTGATCTAAAAGAGATCGAGATTACCGAAGCAGATCTTGTTGGTAAAGTCACCGGCAGCGCCGTAATCGACAAAAAAACAGGCGAAGTGATCGCTGAGGCCAATGAAGATATCACACTTGATATGATCGAGAAGATCAGGCTCTCTGGGATCAAAGAACTTAGAGTTATCTTTTTTGATGGCTTGGCCGTTGGACCGTACCTCAGGAACACTCTGCTTGTTGATAAAGTAAACAACAAAGAAGAATCATTGGTTGAAATTTATAAGCGCCTTCGTCCAGGCGAGCCGCCAACTCCCGAGGCTGCGCAGGAATACTTTCGGCGCTTATTCTTTGATCCTGAAACCTATGACCTTAGCGAAGTAGGTAGGCTTAAAATTAATCATCGCTTTGGTATAACGCTAGAAGAGTGTCCTCTCACTCACAGGACTCTGACAGAGAAAGATATTCTCAGTGTTGTTAAGACGCTTATTGACCTTAAAAACGGTCGGGGACAAGTCGATGATATCGATCATTTGGGTAACAGGCGAATTCGAAGCGTCGGCGAGCTTTTAGAAAACCAATACCGCATAGGTTTGGTGCGAATGGAGCGAGCGATTCGCGAGAGAATGAGCATACAAGATATCGAAACGATGATGCCACATGATCTTGTGAACGCGAAGCCCGTCAACGCCGTTGTGAAAGAGTTTTTCGGATCCAGTCAGCTTTCACAGTTTATGGACCAAACGAATCCTCTTTCAGAAATCACCCACAAAAGACGTCTTTCAGCTTTGGGACCGGGTGGATTGACCAGAGATAGAGCGGGCTTTGAGGTTCGTGACGTACATCCAACTCACTACGGTCGTATCTGTCCGATTGAAACTCCAGAAGGTCCGAACATTGGTTTGATTGCGTCACTAGCGACTTATGCGCGCATTAACCAGTACGGTTTTATCGAGACGCCTTATCGCCGAGTTGAGAACGGATCAGTATCCCGGGACATTAACTATTTGTCGGCTCTAGAAGAGCAAGGCCACGTTATTGCGCAAGCCGAGAAAGTTGACCAGTTTGAAGATGCGGACTCCGCCGATGTATTTAACGTTCGAGTGGACGGAGAATATGAAACTGTTGAGAAGAATCGCGTAACTCTCATGGACGTTTCTCCAAGTCAGCTAGTATCTATTGCGGCTTCTTTGATTCCGTTTCTTGAGCACGATGACGCTAACCGAGCCTTGATGGGTTCAAACATGCAACGCCAGGCGGTGCCTCTTTTGAGAAACCGAGCTCCTCTGGTTGGTACCGGCGTTGAGCGACTTGTAGCCAGAGATTCTGGTACGAGCGTCGTGGCCTCCCACGATGGTATCGTCGAAGAACTAGATGCTGCTCGTATTGTCGTGCGAAGATTTGCAAAAGGTGGTGGTCTAGGGGCTAACGTTGATATTTACAATTTAACCAAATATCAGCGAACTAATCAGAATACTTGTTTTAATCAAAAGCCAATAGTCAGGCACAATGATGTTGTCAAAGCGGGCGATATCATCGCTGACGGGCCGGCTACGGAGCTCGGCGAATTGGCGCTAGGTCAAAACGTGCTTGTCGCCTTTATGCCTTGGATGGGCTATAACTTCGAAGACTCTATTTTGATATCTGAAAAGTTGATTAAAGAAGACACATTTACCTCTATACACATTGAAGAATTTGAATGTATTGCTCGAGATACGAAGCTAGGTAAAGAAGAGATCTCTCGTGATATTGCTAATGTCGGCGAAGAGGCTCTTAAAGATCTCGATTCCAGCGGTATTGTAAGAATCGGTGCCGAGGTAAAACCTGGCGACATTCTTGTTGGTAAAGTGACACCAAAAGGCGAGACGCAACTTTCTCCAGAAGAAAAACTTTTAAGAGCTATCTTTGGAGAAAAGGCAGGCGATGTGAGAGACACTTCACTTCGTGTTCCGTCGGGCGTTTATGGAACCATTATAGATGCGCAGGTTTATAGCCGAGAAGGTCCGGGCAAAGACGAACGTTTGAAAGCAATTATCGAGAGCAAAAAGAAGAAGCTCGAGAAAGACTTTGCTGTCGAACAAAACGTTATAAAAAACAACGCTCTTGATAAACTTAAGGAAATTCTGGTCGGGAAAAATACGACTGGTATACTTTTAAGTGAAGACGGGACCGAGAAACTTCTCAGTAAAGGGCAGGCGATTACTGGCGAGGACTTAGAAGCTGTACCATTTGAGCTTTTAAGTTATGTACCGTTAGAGCCTGACCTAGAATACCAAGTTACCCGCATTGCCGAGGGCGCTCGCAATCAATTAGAAGCCATACGCATGGTATTTAACGAAAAGATTGAGCGTCTCAATAAGGGTGACGAGTTACCTCCGGGTGTTATCAAGATGGTGAAAGTTTATATCGCCATTAAGAGAAAGCTTCAGGTCGGAGATAAGTTTGCAGGACGCCACGGAAACAAGGGCGTGATCTCAAAGATTATGGCCGAGGAGGATATGCCATATTTAGCGGACGGCACGCCCGTGGATATGGTACTAAACCCCCTAGGTGTTCCTTCTCGAATGAACATCGGTCAGATTTTGGAAACCCATCTAGGCTGGGCGGCACGTCACCTTGGCAAGCAAATCGAAGAATATTTAAAAGCGAATGATTTTACTCAGGCTAAGCAGACATTGAAGTCGATCTTTGATGACTCAGACTTGCAGGGTAAGATTTCCGAGATGGATGCTGAGAGCTTTAAAAGGTTTAAGACATCCATCAAAGACGGAGTACATCTGGCAACCCCTGTTTTTGACGGGGCAGAAGAAGCAGAGATAAAGGGGCTTCTTGAAAAAGCTGGGCTTCCAAAGCGCGGACAGACAATTCTCTTTGACGGAAGAACAGGGGAGACGTTTGAAAACCCTGTTACAGTTGGAGTGATGTACATGTTGAAACTTCACCACTTGGTGGAAGAAAAAATTCATGCGCGATCGATTGGACCTTACTCGCTTGTTTCTCAGCAGCCTCTGGGTGGTAAAGCTCAGTTCGGTGGTCAGAGATTGGGAGAGATGGAAGTTTGGGCCATCGAAGCCTATGGTGCGGCTTATTCACTTCAAGAATTCCTCACCGTCAAATCAGATGACGTTGCAGGTAGAACGAGAATGTATGAGAGCATCGTAAGGGGTGATTATGTATTAGAGCCAGGACTGCCGGAGTCGTTTAACGTTCTAGTAAAAGAACTCCAAAGCTTGGCGCTGAATGTGGAGATGATTGAGTCAGATATTCTGACTGAAGCTCCGCGGATGCTTGAGCAGTAGCGGTATAAAGGGCCTTGATCATTTGTGGTTAAGGCCTTCAGTAAGTGTGCTTAGCGTTTTTAAAAGGAATTGAGTACGAAATAGGAGATTTAAGTTGAAAGACCTTCTTAATTTTTTTGATAAGCCAAAGGATCCTCTAGCGTTTAATTCGGTAAGGATTTCCTTGGCTTCACCTGAAATGATCAGAAAATGGTCGCACGGCGAAGTGAAGAAGCCTGAGACAATCAATTATCGGACGTTTAAACCTGAGCGTGATGGTTTGTTTTGTGCAAAGATTTTTGGGCCAATTAAAGACTACGAGTGTCTTTGCGGCAAATACAAGAGAATGAAATATCGTGGTGTTGTTTGTGAAAAGTGCGGAGTAGAGGTAACGCAGTCAAAAGTTCGCCGAGAGCGCATGGGCCATATTGAGCTAGCAACACCTGTAGCTCACATTTGGTTTTTGAGATCGCTACCGAGCAGAATTGGTAACCTTCTCAATCTCACTTTGAAAGACGTAGAGAGAATTCTCTACTGTGAGGCTTACGTCGTAGTTGATCCAGTAGAAACGGCTCTTCAAGAGGGGCAGGTTCTGACTGAAGAGGCGTACGAACAAGCGCTCAGCGAATATGGTCCGAACTTCAAATCAGAAATGGGCGGAGACGCGATCAGAGAACTACTCAGAAAAGTGGATCCAGAATACCTTTCGCGTAAGCTTCGTTTAGAGATTAAACAAACTAATTCGGAAGCCCAGATTAAAAAACTGACAAAGCGACTGAAAGTCGTCGAGGCATTTAGAAATTCGATCAACAAGCCCGAGTGGATGATGCTTGATGTGATTCCCGTCATCCCACCT
This portion of the Bdellovibrionales bacterium CG10_big_fil_rev_8_21_14_0_10_45_34 genome encodes:
- a CDS encoding 50S ribosomal protein L7/L12, with product MSLNQEQVVDYLSSMPVIELANLIKTLEEKWGVSAAAPVAVAAAGGAVGAPVEEKTEFNVVLADAGANKINVIKEVRALTGLGLKEAKDLVEAAPKAVKEGVAKDEAEKIKKALEAAGAKVEIK
- the rpoB gene encoding DNA-directed RNA polymerase subunit beta, coding for MSTPLTASNLRFRQNFAKNKQVLSIPNLIELQKRSYEEFLQKDVDPDRRSDLGLQGVFKSVFPISNFNGTCSLEFVGYVLEPPKYDVDECRQRGMTFAAPIKVTLRLIVFDVDEHTEAKSIRDVKEQEIYLGEIPLMTTNGSFIINGTERVVVSQLHRSPGVFFDHDQGKTHAGGKLLYAARVIPYRGSWLDLEFDQKDLLHVRIDRRRKFPATILLKSLGYSAEQLLEYFYDLDKVTLEKNGKVRRELFIERMVGQKALADIVDPASGEVIVKQGRRITRAVVKKIQSIDLKEIEITEADLVGKVTGSAVIDKKTGEVIAEANEDITLDMIEKIRLSGIKELRVIFFDGLAVGPYLRNTLLVDKVNNKEESLVEIYKRLRPGEPPTPEAAQEYFRRLFFDPETYDLSEVGRLKINHRFGITLEECPLTHRTLTEKDILSVVKTLIDLKNGRGQVDDIDHLGNRRIRSVGELLENQYRIGLVRMERAIRERMSIQDIETMMPHDLVNAKPVNAVVKEFFGSSQLSQFMDQTNPLSEITHKRRLSALGPGGLTRDRAGFEVRDVHPTHYGRICPIETPEGPNIGLIASLATYARINQYGFIETPYRRVENGSVSRDINYLSALEEQGHVIAQAEKVDQFEDADSADVFNVRVDGEYETVEKNRVTLMDVSPSQLVSIAASLIPFLEHDDANRALMGSNMQRQAVPLLRNRAPLVGTGVERLVARDSGTSVVASHDGIVEELDAARIVVRRFAKGGGLGANVDIYNLTKYQRTNQNTCFNQKPIVRHNDVVKAGDIIADGPATELGELALGQNVLVAFMPWMGYNFEDSILISEKLIKEDTFTSIHIEEFECIARDTKLGKEEISRDIANVGEEALKDLDSSGIVRIGAEVKPGDILVGKVTPKGETQLSPEEKLLRAIFGEKAGDVRDTSLRVPSGVYGTIIDAQVYSREGPGKDERLKAIIESKKKKLEKDFAVEQNVIKNNALDKLKEILVGKNTTGILLSEDGTEKLLSKGQAITGEDLEAVPFELLSYVPLEPDLEYQVTRIAEGARNQLEAIRMVFNEKIERLNKGDELPPGVIKMVKVYIAIKRKLQVGDKFAGRHGNKGVISKIMAEEDMPYLADGTPVDMVLNPLGVPSRMNIGQILETHLGWAARHLGKQIEEYLKANDFTQAKQTLKSIFDDSDLQGKISEMDAESFKRFKTSIKDGVHLATPVFDGAEEAEIKGLLEKAGLPKRGQTILFDGRTGETFENPVTVGVMYMLKLHHLVEEKIHARSIGPYSLVSQQPLGGKAQFGGQRLGEMEVWAIEAYGAAYSLQEFLTVKSDDVAGRTRMYESIVRGDYVLEPGLPESFNVLVKELQSLALNVEMIESDILTEAPRMLEQ